ACACTTTTCAGCCTCCATATAATCATCTCTTGAGACATCATCTGCTTGCTGCTTACTCATGGACATGTACTCACTCAGACAGTTCTCCTCTCTGATGGGTGGTGTGTTGCCCAGGGAATCCGGTGTATTGCTCCTGACCCGGAAGTACCTGAAATCTCCAGGGCTGGACCCATATTCATCAGAGGAGATAAACCCCCCATCACTTGGAGAACCACAAACAGATGAGCTAGAAGGCCTGGTCAACATGTCTGAAGCTGACCCATGGCCGCTACTAGAAGAAACACTGATGGGACTTGTAGTGGAGGGAAAATGAGAAACGGGCAGTGAAGCAGACCTGGTGTGGTAAGTTGAGCTGAAAGCGGCTTTCACATACCTTCCGCTCCCTTCTTGCCGGCCCAAATTCATCCGTGCAGTATTCAGGTGGATGAGACTCCCAGTCACTGACCTAAAAGGCCTAGTCATGGTTCCTTCTCCTTCACTAGATGTTCTGAAGCGATAGGGATTGCTGCTTTTGGTGGTAGGAGGAGTCCCTCCAGCAGCATTCTCAGTTCTGGATCTTCGCTGCAAGCCTGTCTGGCTAGGTGGGAGATTGCCCAAGTGCCTCCTAGTGGTGATGAAGGAGATAGGATTGGTACCACTACCACCACCAGAAGACTGGCTCTTGCTTCGGGGCCTGAACTCTGCAAAGGCCTTTAGAGCTTTCATGGTCTCCAGAAAAGTCTCGTGCATATTCTGGGCAACCACTGAATCGTCCACTTGCATCCAGAGCTCTCCAGGTCCAATAGAGGCAGATCTGCCCACTTCGATGAAGAAGAAGTTCTCTGAGTGTCCACAGCGACGAATATTCATTAGCTGCAGGTGGACAGAGGGCACCTCAGAGTTCAGCTTGACAAGGTGGATGGCCTTGCTGGAGAGGCACAACCGATACACTCCAgtaaggttttttgtttgccccaaccctttgggtttaacgTTGACCTGCCACACCTCTTTGAAGACGGTGCCAGGCCTCAGGGCAGCCCCATAGTGCTCATCATCCTCATCCACCTGCTGCTCAGCATGGTCCTCCTGCTCCAGGAAGCCCCTCTTGCTCTGGCTCATCAGTTCACTGATCGCCTGGTACCAGGCCTCCTGCTCGGCCTCATTCTCAGCCAGCATGGCGAAGTACTCGTCCTTGGTGTACAGGGCGATAATGTGCTTGTGCTTGGCGTCGGCCCGCCTGCTCACGGTGAAACACTGGTAGAGGGGAATGACCCTCTTAGGcgggggacagcagagggaggcGGATCCGCCGGCCCCCGCCGCCCGCAGGCTGCTCTTGAACTTCTTCTCGCTGTCGTAGTACTCCAACCGGGCGGGGGCCAGCTGGCTCTCGGCCCGCAGGACGAAGTAGCGCTTGTGCCCATGCTTCTGCTTCCTCAGATACCCGCACTTCCTCACATCCTCACCGGCGACGGGCGGCGGGGCGCCGCGGCTCGCCGGGGGGGGCTGCCCGCCGCGGCCCGCCGCAGGGACGGTGCGGATGGTAGCGAGGGCGGCCTCCGGCGTCGGGTAGAGGGAGGCGCTGGGCGAACGccgcagaagcagcagcaggtggtgaggctgaggggacGGGCAACGGCCGCCCTCACCCGCCGCCGGCTCCCCATCGCCTGTCGCCGCCACCGCGCCGGGCACGCCGGGCTCCTGCTGAAGCACGGCTCCGCCTCCCGTGTGGCGGGTGCCCAGCTCCTCCTCGCCGCCCCCGgccgccgcgccgccgccgcccgggcCATTCATCCCACTCGCCATCTTAGGGGCCAGGCAGGGTCCGGAACGTCGGGGAAGGGGGACGGGAACGGGCTGCTGGAATCCACCCTCACCGGGAAAGCGTCGCTCGCGGAGGGACGCGCATGGGGAGCGCGCAGTACCTGGCGGTGCCTATCTGCGTGCCCTCCCGCCGGCCGCGCCGCGTCCGGTTACTCGCACTCACGCAGGCGGCCTCGGCGGCACCACGGCGAAAACATCACGTGACCCCGCGGAGGGCGGGGGCGCGCGCCGGGAGGGAGGCGGGGGCGGGGCCGCGGCCGGCGGCGGGCGGAGCCCCTCCGGCGCAGAGGCGTGCGGGGCGAGGGGGGCAGCGGGGAGCCGGCCAGGCGGGGGCCGGCCGGGAGGGGAGCCAGAGTGGCAGAGTAGAGCAGCGAATAGAGAACACCGGCTCTTCCGCAGCCAGCCAATCACTGGATGCAGCCGGTGGGGAGGTGGACTTCGACCGTGCGCTCTCCGGAGGAGGCGGGGCTCGAGTGGATGGGCAGCGCAACGGGCCAATGGAAGATAGCACAGCCTCGGGCTGGCCGCGATCTAGAGGGGTGTTTCCTGCGCTGGGGACAGATGAGTGGGGAAGGAGGTGGGGCCGGCACTGACTGACGGAGGGGTGTGAGCGGCCCGAGCGTTAGCCAATCcgcacctcacacacacagatagGGGGAGCGTGGGCGGGCAGCGATGTGTGTTCGGCGGCGCGAGTCAAACGGAAGGCGGGGCCTTGGGCAGATGGGCAGGCTCTGCGGCCAATCGGCGGTCAAGCCCAGTCCGCGCAGCGCTCCCGGCTGACGTTGCCTTCGCCCAGCTCTTCTCCGGTGTATCCCGCCTCTCCGCGCGCGACTGGGGGTGGATCCGATTAGCAGGACAGGGACGCCTTGGCGCGCGGGGCGGGCGGGGTGAGCTGGCGCGCGCCGCGGAGGAAGTAAACAACCCGCCAGGGCGGGAGCGACCGTTGGAGCCGAATGCAAAGGCGCGCGGGCCGGGGCGGCCGGCTGGGACTGTCAGCGATTGAAGGGAGCTGGCAGCGGTGGCCGCGCCCGTGCCGGTAAAGCGCGGCCTGTATGCACCCGGCTTTTGCCTCGGCTCCTTCGGCCTCGTATACCCTGTAAGTCCCCAACAACACCGCAGCTTGTATTGTCTGTTCTGACACGATGGGTTGTTGTTAAAAGCCACGCCATGTGACACAGTGTTTCGTAGTGTTTTTAATACGTTGTTGTGTCACTGGACAATTGTCCCGGTTTGGGTATTGACAGATGCCAGCTAGGTTCTGGCATGCGTTACTTGGGTGGCTGCTTGATACAGCATGTGATCTCCAGGCTGTGGATCCAAGCAGGGTATTGACATCATTCCTCAATTTCAGATCAAAATATGATGAATGAGGAGCAAAATCCTTTGGTGTTGCAATTGTGAACGGGCACTTGTGTTCTGTAAAACTCTTCTCCCCAATCTAACTTAAATGTATTAAAATACAGGGCTAGATGTTTCTGGATGTGCAGATACTCTAGCCTTTAAGAGTTTTGGATGGTGTGGAACCATTACTAGCCCTTCACCTAGCTCCATAATGCTTTTGGTCTCTCTTTATTCTTTCCGCTGTCAGCTCACCAACTGTCCTAATAGATCATTTAATTGGCCAAAAGCAGAgcgattctgtgactccatctGCGAACTGTCACGGCCAGAAGCAGCTTTCTTACCTTGTGCTGCAGCATGGCAGTAGTTATTCAGCAGTGGAAGTCAGGGTTTTTCTCACCGATACAGTCCCTGGTGCCTTCACATTTTTAATAAAAGTGTCCCTGCCAAAGGTATATTTAATCTGAGTTAGGAGTTTGTGTGTATTAGTCATATGAGtgtagaaataatattttttccccataacaCTGCAAAGATTATTTCCACAGCCAATGATTTTGACCCTGTGTCTCTTTACTCATGCTCCCTTCTCTGTCATTCAAACAGAATGTACTTTATTTGCTTTCAAGGTCATTCTTTGTCTACCTCACCTATGATTCATTATTTAGATGACAACTCTCACCAATTCCTGACACCAGCTTCCACCACCCACTTGTTAAACTTTTGGATAAACAGCtctatgttttctttccttttgcctctCAGATGTgggaaaagatattttttggAGTCTCCAGGAACTCAATTTGGAAGCTGGCATGCCAGATCTTGTACTTGCCATATTGATTGTTAATGCCTCATTATTCCCTTGTACTTCTCCAGTCTCTGTCTGTTCACTGCCTGCTCATCAAGTGTTTAAGCTGCAATCTTTcttggtgtgtgtgtttttacAGCATCTAGCACAATATGTTCTTGTCCATGATTATAGCTCCTAAATGTTGTGGCAATACAGTGAA
This DNA window, taken from Indicator indicator isolate 239-I01 chromosome 17, UM_Iind_1.1, whole genome shotgun sequence, encodes the following:
- the IRS4 gene encoding insulin receptor substrate 4, which produces MASGMNGPGGGGAAAGGGEEELGTRHTGGGAVLQQEPGVPGAVAATGDGEPAAGEGGRCPSPQPHHLLLLLRRSPSASLYPTPEAALATIRTVPAAGRGGQPPPASRGAPPPVAGEDVRKCGYLRKQKHGHKRYFVLRAESQLAPARLEYYDSEKKFKSSLRAAGAGGSASLCCPPPKRVIPLYQCFTVSRRADAKHKHIIALYTKDEYFAMLAENEAEQEAWYQAISELMSQSKRGFLEQEDHAEQQVDEDDEHYGAALRPGTVFKEVWQVNVKPKGLGQTKNLTGVYRLCLSSKAIHLVKLNSEVPSVHLQLMNIRRCGHSENFFFIEVGRSASIGPGELWMQVDDSVVAQNMHETFLETMKALKAFAEFRPRSKSQSSGGGSGTNPISFITTRRHLGNLPPSQTGLQRRSRTENAAGGTPPTTKSSNPYRFRTSSEGEGTMTRPFRSVTGSLIHLNTARMNLGRQEGSGRYVKAAFSSTYHTRSASLPVSHFPSTTSPISVSSSSGHGSASDMLTRPSSSSVCGSPSDGGFISSDEYGSSPGDFRYFRVRSNTPDSLGNTPPIREENCLSEYMSMSKQQADDVSRDDYMEAEKCFRKRTYSLTKPTSAVVQQKTTQTTALLDEDSAGSHGRLLYSETQKLRENHEPEYNDTNLDSVCNQSKSKARDDGYMPMMPGVASSLSNNSDYLPMTPRSMSVPKQINNSWSPSQVDSRGYMMMFPKSGSSPVRSPLTGFNSKGSNERIINNEYMDMSPGNSAPKHPGDSNYIHTSSVSKGFSSYFSLPRSFKALSGQNGDHSEYVPMSSPGKLLYGGPENVKGVSTEALANGISKLPSVKGSDEGLVQNRVTRPTRLPLGTRGSNTIPRMYDRTIPPEPTSPGEYINIDFNEKASNTPYSLSAEGSPSSLGSSSDHRQSPLSDYMSVDLDVQSPKAVKELSNSLTDISIYGGSSISRNQPNPDYARLSFGTACVSTASNRTDDYTEMTFNMAATPPRPFAAESNNGVKMDSPSIVNRLCIVDRYAGSSSFSVPSSEPPMGPKVIRADPQGRRRHSSETFSSAGTVTTSSSFFTDSSKRHSSASFDNVWLKPDENISDGQESKMSRDTSTGFQNGLNYIALNLRDDPISCEASTAAPACHLQNGTSGLDSGAYVSIDFSRSDGLKCNSTRKD